In the Arachis ipaensis cultivar K30076 chromosome B04, Araip1.1, whole genome shotgun sequence genome, taaagaaggaaaaagacCAGAAAAGTTTCACTAACGATGATAACTACAATGGAATTCTTGCTAGACtagttattattaatttattaattacctAAGTTTTTCTCTTAGTAGTAGCTAGTAAATTAAAATGACTATATATGGCTTTAACAATAATGGTTATTATAACTTTGACCATATATATCAaataattgaaaaacaaaaatagctGTCCAAACAAAAAGGAAATCATCCAAATAAATTCAATGTTACTTTTGAAAGGAATAATTAATAATTGTAAATGGATTGAGCAACTTAAAACCCCATGATACAAAAGCCGACCCTATTTTTGTGTTTTAGAAAAGGTTCCTTATAATAAGTTTGGTTCCACTCACTCTCAAGACATCACATGTATTATCAAAacctagaaaaaaaaaaaaggcaaaggTATCAAAGGAAAAATCTTATCATCATTCAACATTTTATGATAACGAAAAGAGCCTGTCTATAATAAAGGATAGAATTGGTCCAAATAAAGTAGTTATGTTTGACCccccaaaaaaaatattaaaaagagaaaattaaagggGTCTATTAATAAAGgatgaaaaaaataaagagaaaaagataaatcGATACCTAACTTTTTGGTTTGTGGACATTTAAGTTCCCGACTTCTTCAAAATCTGGACATATCTGAATCTAATTTGtccaattttaaaaactttttcacgTGTGCATCCGTATCAACTAGGTCAGTATAACGGGAGTcacgtttgatttttttgttaaatCTGACAGACCATAGTGAACATAAAGAATCAATATGTCCAAATTTTGAAAAGGTCAGAAACTTAAATCTATTTTCAAATTCTCAAAGACTTAAATGTCTACAGATCAAAAAGTCAAAaacctatttatctttttctcgAAAATAAAAAAGCAACTTAGAAAACAAAGTGTCTGTTTTTAGAGAGGGAAAGGACCATAGAAGCGTGAAGTGCCCTACTTTGCTTTTTGATTGGGACCAAACCTTGGTTTCTATATATATTGGGGAGTCAAAATCCAAAACCCAATGATTCTAAGGTTACAACCCCTTAAATTGAAGGACACATAAACCTTTTTCCCTTCTTCAATTGCCCCATGCATGTGGCTGAATGACTACTCCAACCAAATCAAAAGAAATAATGTTTATGCATGCACACCACACTTACAATCAAACAAACGTTGGTAAAATAGAGCCATAGTCAAAGGTTGATTTAATTTATTGTCGTTTTTGGGACACTTATTAGATTCTTAGTTTGTTACTCATGTTTTTCCCATTTGGTGCTAAATTCATTATTTCCCTTTCCCCCCTTTAAATAAATTATGGAACTTATTAACACCATGAGGTGGAGTAGTAACTCAATTTAATTATCATACTTAACTAGCTAGCTAAATAGCTAgtgttagttaaaaaaaaaaaaattcaaataatgttAAGTGAAGTGGTGAGTGAATTGTATTTATGAGAGAGCATGGATTCCATATATGAATAAGGCAATTGTTTGTTGATAAATAATTCTTTTAATAGTAACTGCTATATATAATGTTCCTAAGAATAAACACCTAATAACAAGTATATCATGTGAGTTTAATTGTTTACAATAGGTTGAAGAGTTTTAAATTAGGTGAATTTTAAaatgtttaaaattaaaattatatcttttatattttgataataattttttaagtaatattttaaaaaaaacgttgtttaacaataaaaaaaaatgttactttaattttaacaatattttttaaaatagcaTAATCGTTATAGTTACCGTAATATAATCATACTAAAATGATTCTttaaatttatctatttttaGTTAGTGCAATGAACTCAACTTGTTTGGTTGGCCCTCTTCCTTACATATCTTGCCCTAATTGTCAcaccaagaaaaaaataaaaaataaaaggggaaaagaaagaagaatgacaagaagaagaagaaaaggaatttgTGGAAGGAGATATATTTTGATACTTTATAGAAAGAGAGATATTTGGATTACATATAAAACACCAATAAAGATTAAGACCAAGTTGAGAAAATGAATttcaaccaccttaattatcaTTATTTATGAGAGTTCATACTCATTTGGGACCAATACACAGTTGTCCTAATTCTCTTATGTTCACACAAAAATAAAGCCCTACACTCTTAGAGTATAGACCACTTCCCTTAAAAACACTCTTATCTATATGGACATAATGTTAGGATTTGAACCAATTCAAACCATAGGGATGAAATTCTCCTNNNNNNNNNNNNNNNNATTATTCAATGCTTTATATTGCAGATGAGTAATGAAAATCCTTTTGTTATACCTGAGATGGATCCAAAGGTTACCAAACAAATCCAAGAATGTAATTGGCAAGTTGTTAATATCACAACTCCTGCTAATTACTTCCATGTTTTGCGACGCCAGGTATatatatttcttcttttctgtttatcTGTTACTGTCATTTTCTAGTATATTCTTAGATCAATGTATCTAAATACAATGAAATATACTTTTCAGATACATAGGGAATTCAGAAAGCCTCTAATTGTGATGTCCCCTAAGAACCTTTTACGTCACAAGGAATGCAAATCAAAGATATCTGAATTTGTAGATGTTGAAGGAAATGATGAACATCAAGAGAGTACCAAATTTATGCGCCTTATAAAGGACAAGAACAACCATTCTCAATTGGAAGAGGGTGTTAGAAGAGTTATTCTCTGCTCTGGAAAGGTTCTTTATGATCATGATTGAAGTTATATTTCTTTATTTCAATAACAAGATTGGTAGTTTTCTAAGTTTTCATTGTTTGTTTTGGTTTGTTTCTCTCTTCAGATCATAATATCAATAACTTTAAAGGAATGTTCTTAGTTCATTATATCTGTTACTCTTACATTTCATTGTAGTATTTAATAAGCATTGAATGTATTTACAGGTATATTATGATCTTGATGAAGAACGTGGAAAGATCAATGCAAAAGATATTGCAATTTGTAGGGTTGAACAACTTTGTCCCTTTCCATATGATCTCATTCAACAAGAGTTGAAAAGATATCCAAGTAAGCATCAATTTCTTGCAAGAAAGTACAACATTGATTGAAGTTATATCTCCATAAATGTTTCAATATGTTCTAACTTATAAAAATTTGATACTAAATAACATTACTTATAtactatgatgcacggacacgaCACAGGACACGCAAACATGCGAATTTAAAATTCTTATAAGACACGGGGACACAACatgtatataaaatataaaatattttttagataaattgtaatgatattttgatattttattgatattaaaatataaattaaaattttaattatttttaatgtcttattttaattatatcaagtatttaaaatatttttttattttaataaataataatatatactatatctaaatttgttttaagaatatatgttaagaataagactggacacgctgacacgtgatggtatttaggtgtgtctggaaaataattttttattttttattaagacacggttggacacaatagatacgcgtgtcggacgagtgtcagtaagtgtcgtgtccaaaatgtgtccgacacgtaGACACAACAACTTAGCAAAATATCCGTACTTCATagcatttgaactataactcattagCTCATTGTCAATGAGTTATAATTAAGATAAAATTTTCATTTATTAATTAACAATGCGatattagtatatattttatgatattaatattttatgaaaaattttatCAATTGAAAAccctaattttaaaatttcagtCCAATTTAGTTGAATTAATCAAATTCCCAACAATAAGATTTTGAtatcaatatataatttaataagaaaataattgaaatgctaatttattaatgcaaGCTATAAGATCTCTCTTTCTCACTTGCTCACACAAATTAAATAATAGGGTTTGAGTGATCCAAATGCTATCCCTAGTCCCATCATAGCAATTAGCAATAACAAAGGGTTGGGCCCTTCATGGCTAGCATTGTGAAGACATTGAGAATAACAAACGTAATTGCTTGGTAGGGATAATAATACTACAAAACATGACTACAACAACCTCAAATAGACCATATACTTTCCTACCATATACTATACACTATATATTGTATTTTAGGATTCTATATCGGTATTTTAAtcgttttaaccgttgattttaattataaaaaatatataaattaaaattaatgactaAAAGTATTAAAATATtagtatttttagtatatttaattttttttgttattatattaTATCTTTCCTATTTTACAAAGGGGAAttgattgataaataaaaaaataaaaggcaTAAGTTGGTTGTTTTCTTTTTGGTAcataaacataataataaaaagcTTTAATGGGGATAGAAGAGGTCCACCAACAAGAAACTTAAAATGTAATTATGGATGATTGAGTGAGTAGTAATATATACACTTCCATTTCTCATTTCTCATTGGATCACTCCAAAACATTCATTCTCTATCCACCCTTACACCATTTTATTATGAATAACATCTAATTATTATTGTCATATTAACATTATTTACGTAAATATTTTATTAAGATAATAATAGATATGGGAAGTAAC is a window encoding:
- the LOC107637559 gene encoding 2-oxoglutarate dehydrogenase, mitochondrial-like, which translates into the protein MSNENPFVIPEMDPKVTKQIQECNWQVVNITTPANYFHVLRRQIHREFRKPLIVMSPKNLLRHKECKSKISEFVDVEGNDEHQESTKFMRLIKDKNNHSQLEEGVRRVILCSGKVYYDLDEERGKINAKDIAICRVEQLCPFPYDLIQQELKRYPSKHQFLARKYNID